One Methylophaga marina DNA window includes the following coding sequences:
- a CDS encoding type I restriction endonuclease subunit R: MSNVGQRERATQNRIVRFFQTDLGYRYLGDWQDRADNKNIEVDILIDWLNKRGVSEALISRVIRQLDAAAALGEGKNLYYANKEVYRLLRYGVKDKEGAGHLNETVWLVDWKHPEANDFAIAEEVSINGENKKRPDIVLYVNGIALGVIELKRSSVSVSEGIRQNLDNQKKDFIRNFFTSMQLVMAGNDTQGLRYGTIETPERYYLEWKEEVANPYGNKLDFHLSRICNKERFLQVIHDFIVFDAGIKKTCRHNQFFGIEAAKRHVAKREGGIIWHTQGSGKSLTMVWLAKWIRENVKDSRVLIVTDRTELDDQIEKVFTGVDEDIYRTKSGADLVATLNQPNPWLVCSLVHKFGRHSDSENDAATEEFIAELKKSLPSDFNAKGNLFVFVDECHRTQSGKLHVAMKSILPEAMFVGFTGTPLMKKDKKKSIEVFGSYIHTYKFDEAVADGVVLDLRYEARDIDQHIKSQKHIDNWFDTKTKGLSRLGRTQLKQKWGSMQKLLSSRSRLEQIVADILMDMDTKQRLVDGRGNAMLVCASVYQACKVYEMFNDSSLKGRCAIVTSYHPLASQIKGEESGEGITEKLEKYDIYRQMLADYFDQPKDEACKRIEEFELSVKKQFVDEPGQMRLLIVVDKLLTGFDAPSATYLYIDKQMADHNLFQAICRVNRLDGEDKEYGYVVDYKDLFKSLDKAIQDYTAEAFDAYDKEDVEGLLKNRLSEARADLDTALEQVKALCEPVKAPRHQIDYQHYFCGVSGENEAELIEKEPLRLVLYQSVAKLIRTYTNLANEMIEAGYTAEQAQIIAKEVAFYSKLRDEIKLASGDLVDMKLYEPAMRRLLDLYIDADPSEQLIDFDEMGLIDLVVERGVDGLDELPTSVRDNEAAMSEAIENNIRKTIVDENPVNPKYYARMSELLDELTVLRRERALNYQDYLEKIRELANKVKNPGGNSASYPESISSNAQRALYDNLGRDELLVTKIDMTVRHTKKAFWLGDRMKEREIALAIHEETAGYDLNIDEVMDLIKAQKDYH, from the coding sequence ATGAGTAACGTTGGCCAGCGTGAGCGTGCTACCCAAAATCGTATCGTTCGGTTTTTTCAAACTGACTTAGGCTATCGCTATTTAGGCGACTGGCAGGATCGCGCTGATAATAAAAACATAGAAGTGGATATCCTGATTGATTGGCTAAATAAACGCGGTGTTAGCGAGGCCTTGATCAGTCGAGTTATTCGCCAATTGGATGCGGCAGCAGCGCTGGGCGAAGGTAAAAATCTCTATTACGCCAATAAAGAGGTTTATCGCTTGTTGCGTTATGGCGTGAAAGATAAAGAAGGCGCTGGCCATCTTAATGAAACAGTCTGGTTGGTTGATTGGAAGCATCCCGAGGCCAACGATTTTGCTATTGCTGAAGAAGTATCTATTAATGGTGAAAACAAAAAGCGTCCTGACATAGTGCTATATGTAAATGGTATCGCGCTGGGCGTGATTGAGCTGAAACGCTCTTCTGTGTCTGTCTCCGAAGGTATTCGTCAGAACCTCGATAACCAGAAGAAAGATTTTATCCGTAACTTTTTTACCTCTATGCAACTGGTGATGGCGGGTAACGATACACAAGGCTTGCGTTACGGAACTATTGAAACGCCGGAGAGGTACTATCTGGAGTGGAAAGAGGAAGTCGCTAATCCTTATGGCAATAAGCTGGATTTTCACCTCAGCCGCATCTGTAATAAAGAGCGCTTTTTGCAGGTTATTCACGATTTCATCGTCTTTGATGCGGGTATAAAAAAGACCTGTCGTCACAATCAGTTTTTTGGTATTGAAGCGGCAAAACGGCATGTGGCCAAACGCGAAGGCGGGATTATCTGGCACACCCAGGGTTCCGGCAAAAGCTTGACGATGGTTTGGCTGGCCAAGTGGATACGTGAAAATGTAAAAGACTCCCGCGTGCTGATCGTGACCGATCGTACAGAGCTGGACGATCAGATTGAAAAAGTATTTACCGGTGTCGATGAAGATATTTATCGCACGAAAAGCGGTGCCGATTTAGTGGCGACGCTCAATCAACCCAACCCTTGGTTGGTTTGCTCTTTAGTGCATAAATTTGGTCGACATTCTGATTCGGAAAACGATGCTGCGACAGAGGAGTTTATCGCCGAGCTGAAAAAATCATTGCCTTCGGACTTTAACGCCAAAGGTAATTTGTTTGTGTTTGTGGACGAGTGTCATCGCACCCAGTCCGGCAAGTTGCATGTGGCGATGAAATCCATCCTACCAGAAGCTATGTTTGTCGGTTTTACCGGCACGCCTTTGATGAAAAAGGACAAAAAGAAATCCATCGAGGTGTTTGGCTCTTACATTCATACTTATAAGTTTGATGAAGCCGTGGCCGATGGCGTCGTGCTCGATTTACGCTACGAAGCAAGAGATATTGACCAGCACATTAAATCTCAAAAACATATTGATAACTGGTTTGATACTAAAACAAAAGGACTTTCTCGTCTTGGACGAACTCAGCTAAAGCAGAAGTGGGGCTCCATGCAAAAGCTGCTTTCCAGTCGATCACGGTTAGAGCAGATTGTGGCTGATATTTTGATGGACATGGATACCAAACAAAGGCTAGTGGATGGTAGAGGTAATGCCATGTTGGTATGCGCCAGTGTCTATCAAGCTTGCAAAGTCTACGAAATGTTTAATGACTCAAGTTTGAAAGGTCGGTGTGCGATAGTGACCAGCTATCACCCGTTAGCTTCACAAATTAAAGGTGAGGAGTCTGGAGAAGGGATTACTGAAAAGCTGGAAAAATATGATATTTACCGACAGATGCTGGCGGACTATTTTGATCAGCCTAAAGATGAGGCTTGTAAACGTATTGAAGAGTTTGAACTGAGTGTTAAAAAACAGTTTGTAGACGAGCCGGGACAGATGCGGCTGTTGATTGTAGTCGACAAGCTATTGACTGGCTTTGACGCTCCATCAGCTACTTATCTTTACATCGATAAACAAATGGCTGACCACAATCTATTTCAGGCGATATGTCGGGTTAATCGTTTAGATGGTGAAGACAAAGAGTATGGATACGTTGTCGACTACAAAGATTTGTTCAAGTCACTGGATAAAGCTATTCAGGATTACACAGCTGAGGCCTTTGACGCCTATGATAAAGAAGATGTTGAGGGATTACTTAAAAACCGCTTGTCGGAAGCTCGCGCTGATTTAGATACAGCCTTAGAACAGGTCAAAGCCTTATGTGAACCAGTGAAAGCGCCACGACATCAGATTGATTACCAGCATTATTTTTGTGGTGTGTCGGGAGAAAATGAAGCTGAGCTGATTGAAAAAGAACCGCTTCGTCTTGTGTTGTATCAATCTGTTGCCAAGCTCATTCGTACTTATACTAATTTGGCTAATGAAATGATCGAGGCAGGTTATACTGCTGAGCAGGCTCAAATTATTGCTAAAGAGGTTGCATTCTATTCTAAGCTACGCGATGAGATTAAATTGGCAAGCGGTGATTTAGTCGATATGAAGTTATATGAACCAGCAATGCGGAGGTTATTGGATTTGTATATTGATGCAGATCCAAGTGAGCAGTTAATTGATTTTGATGAAATGGGATTAATTGATTTGGTTGTCGAGCGAGGTGTTGATGGACTGGATGAGCTACCAACGTCAGTTCGTGACAACGAAGCAGCGATGTCTGAAGCAATTGAAAATAACATTCGTAAGACGATCGTTGATGAAAACCCAGTTAATCCTAAGTATTACGCTCGGATGTCTGAGCTACTGGATGAGTTGACTGTGCTGCGAAGAGAGCGAGCTCTTAACTACCAGGATTACCTTGAAAAAATTCGAGAGCTTGCAAATAAAGTTAAAAATCCTGGCGGCAATTCGGCTTCCTATCCTGAAAGCATATCTTCCAACGCTCAGCGTGCACTTTACGATAATCTTGGTCGAGATGAATTGCTAGTGACGAAGATCGATATGACTGTCAGACATACAAAAAAAGCTTTTTGGCTTGGTGATAGAATGAAAGAGCGTGAGATAGCCTTGGCGATTCATGAAGAGACGGCAGGTTATGACCTTAATATCGATGAAGTAATGGATTTAATAAAGGCACAAAAGGATTATCACTAA
- a CDS encoding M48 family metallopeptidase yields the protein MPEVTIGSLDVELNRKDIKNLHISVLPPDGRVRVSAPLKLTETAIRTAVVHRLPWIKRQQHNFANQLRESAREFVSGETHYLWGKRYRLEVIERFGKHEIKLSGNRLRMYVRNGTTLEKRTELLNSYYRQEVKLKLPMLLELWGQNLGVRPSSYLVRKMRTKWGSCNQNQKRILINSELAKKPSDCLEFVVLHEIAHLLERHHNDRFVALLDKNMPQWPEVKALLNKLPVHFD from the coding sequence ATGCCTGAAGTAACAATAGGCAGTCTTGATGTTGAACTTAACCGTAAGGATATTAAAAACCTTCATATTAGTGTTTTACCTCCTGATGGTAGGGTAAGAGTATCTGCACCGTTAAAACTTACTGAAACCGCCATCAGAACAGCTGTAGTGCATCGTCTGCCGTGGATTAAGAGACAGCAACATAATTTTGCCAATCAGCTTAGAGAATCTGCCAGAGAGTTTGTGAGTGGAGAAACTCACTACTTATGGGGGAAACGGTATCGACTGGAGGTTATTGAGCGCTTTGGTAAACATGAAATTAAGCTCTCTGGTAATAGACTACGGATGTATGTGCGTAACGGTACGACATTAGAAAAACGAACAGAGCTGCTCAATAGCTATTATCGGCAAGAAGTAAAGCTCAAGCTGCCGATGCTGTTGGAGTTATGGGGGCAAAATCTTGGTGTCAGACCGTCATCCTATCTTGTCAGGAAAATGCGAACCAAGTGGGGCAGCTGTAATCAAAATCAAAAACGGATTCTGATAAATTCGGAGCTAGCCAAAAAACCAAGTGATTGTCTTGAGTTTGTTGTTTTGCATGAAATCGCGCATCTACTTGAGCGGCACCACAATGATCGCTTTGTTGCCCTTCTCGATAAAAACATGCCGCAATGGCCGGAAGTAAAAGCATTGCTGAATAAGCTACCAGTTCACTTCGATTGA
- the rnr gene encoding ribonuclease R, protein MTNNSENDPFFDREAEKYDNPIPSREFILDILKQNNTPLSRKNIAKLIDVKGEDANEALRRRLRAMERDGQLLRNRKGAYGVVSKMNLVSGRVMGHPEGYGFLIPDEGGDDLFLSEREMRVVLHGDRALARITGTDRKGRKEGAIVEVVKRNNERIVGRLVQDAGIFYLIPNNRRISQDILIPPSDLSHAQVNQIVEAEITEQPNKHRSPLGRIVNVLGDHMAPGMEIDIALRAFELPYEWSPQAEEQANNLGDSIPEEAINGRLDLRDMPLVTIDGADARDFDDAVYAEKLESGNWRLWVAIADVSHYVLPNSPLDQDAQERGTSVYFPSQVIPMLPEALSNGLCSLNPEVDRLCMVCEMEIDQTGKTVSYDFHEAVMHSKARLTYDKVAAMLVDNDTALREQYQHVLPAIETMYDLYNVMLEARHERGAIDFEMTETQFLFDENRKIKSIEPRERNDAHRLIEEFMIAANVSAALFLLESELPVLYRIHETPSEEKLSGLRDFLGELGLFLGGGEEPEPRHYASLLATASKRPDGHLLQTVMLRSMKQAVYSPENIGHFGLALEAYAHFTSPIRRYPDLLVHRAIRHVLSQKKDKKWRYSYEDMAQLGEHCSMTSRRADEATRDVSDWLKCEYMRDRVGEVHDGVISGVTGFGLFVELSDIYIEGLVHVTSLKNDYYQFDPTGHRLTGERTRKVYRLGDTLKVKVVRVDLDEKKIDLELVETK, encoded by the coding sequence ATGACCAATAATAGCGAAAACGATCCCTTTTTCGATAGAGAAGCAGAAAAATACGACAACCCCATCCCTAGTCGTGAATTTATCTTAGATATTCTCAAACAAAACAACACCCCCTTATCGCGCAAAAACATCGCCAAACTGATTGATGTTAAAGGTGAAGATGCTAATGAAGCGCTTCGCCGTCGGTTACGAGCAATGGAACGAGACGGCCAACTACTTCGCAACAGGAAAGGCGCTTATGGCGTTGTTTCCAAAATGAATCTTGTCAGTGGTCGCGTGATGGGGCATCCAGAAGGCTATGGCTTTCTTATCCCTGATGAGGGAGGTGATGACCTCTTTCTGAGTGAGCGCGAAATGCGTGTGGTTCTGCATGGTGACCGTGCATTGGCACGTATAACCGGCACTGACAGAAAAGGTCGAAAAGAAGGTGCCATAGTTGAAGTTGTTAAGCGTAACAACGAGCGCATCGTAGGCCGTCTGGTTCAAGATGCCGGCATTTTTTATCTCATTCCCAACAATCGAAGAATCAGCCAGGACATCTTGATTCCACCGAGCGATCTGAGTCATGCACAAGTCAATCAGATTGTTGAAGCGGAGATAACCGAACAGCCTAATAAACATCGATCTCCTTTAGGCAGAATCGTCAACGTATTGGGTGATCATATGGCGCCAGGCATGGAAATTGACATTGCTTTGCGTGCTTTCGAACTTCCTTACGAATGGTCACCACAAGCTGAAGAACAAGCCAATAATCTGGGAGACAGTATTCCCGAGGAAGCGATCAACGGCAGACTCGACCTTCGTGATATGCCGCTTGTCACCATCGATGGTGCAGATGCCAGAGACTTTGATGATGCTGTATACGCTGAGAAGCTGGAATCCGGCAACTGGCGTTTATGGGTGGCCATTGCTGATGTATCACACTACGTACTGCCCAACAGTCCGCTGGATCAGGATGCACAGGAAAGAGGCACATCCGTTTATTTCCCTAGCCAAGTAATTCCAATGCTGCCAGAAGCGTTGTCCAATGGGTTATGTTCATTAAACCCAGAAGTCGATAGACTGTGCATGGTCTGCGAAATGGAAATCGATCAAACCGGTAAAACAGTTTCTTATGACTTCCATGAAGCCGTTATGCACTCAAAAGCGCGGTTAACATATGACAAAGTGGCGGCCATGCTAGTGGATAACGACACCGCTTTACGTGAGCAATATCAACACGTGTTACCAGCCATAGAGACGATGTATGACCTTTATAACGTCATGCTTGAGGCTCGTCACGAGCGCGGTGCAATCGATTTTGAAATGACGGAAACGCAATTTCTTTTTGATGAAAATAGAAAAATTAAATCAATAGAACCTCGTGAACGTAATGACGCTCACCGTCTCATTGAAGAATTTATGATTGCCGCCAATGTCAGTGCTGCATTATTTTTGTTGGAAAGTGAATTACCGGTTTTATATCGTATTCACGAAACACCCTCAGAAGAAAAACTCTCTGGTCTTCGCGACTTTTTGGGTGAACTCGGTCTATTTTTAGGTGGTGGTGAAGAACCTGAGCCACGTCACTATGCCTCATTACTGGCAACGGCGAGTAAACGGCCTGACGGTCACCTCCTGCAAACTGTGATGTTACGCAGTATGAAACAAGCAGTTTACAGTCCTGAAAATATTGGGCACTTTGGTTTAGCGCTTGAAGCCTATGCACATTTCACCTCACCGATTCGTCGTTACCCTGACTTATTGGTGCATAGAGCCATTCGTCACGTACTTAGCCAGAAAAAAGACAAAAAATGGCGTTACTCCTATGAGGACATGGCGCAATTAGGCGAACATTGCTCCATGACCAGTCGTCGAGCCGATGAAGCCACAAGAGATGTCAGTGACTGGCTGAAATGTGAATACATGCGAGATCGTGTTGGTGAAGTTCATGATGGCGTGATTAGTGGTGTTACAGGATTTGGGCTGTTTGTTGAGCTAAGCGATATCTATATAGAAGGCTTAGTGCATGTTACCTCTTTGAAAAATGATTATTATCAATTTGATCCGACAGGGCACCGCCTCACGGGGGAGCGTACGCGCAAAGTATACCGCTTAGGCGATACACTAAAAGTCAAAGTGGTTCGTGTCGATCTCGATGAGAAAAAAATTGATCTGGAATTAGTCGAGACGAAATAA
- a CDS encoding chemotaxis protein, protein MATFIDSIDERTKLAGTNHLEVLLFSLGTSDETGRNELFGINVFKVREVLNIPEITTAPEMPDGVEGFVSLRGDMVPIINLQKFCKLRSKDKPRILMITEYNTHVQGFLVSSVDTIQRLNWEQVKEPPQLISQRMGGLVTAVAELSDKRLVMIMDVEKVLADAGDFYDETVFDGIKQVDKRGHYRLLFADDSNIARKQITKTLDVMGVGHIGAVNGAEAWKMLNKIAAQCEQEGRDITTEIQMVLTDVEMPEMDGYVLTQKIKSDPRMVNLPVIMHSSLTAKANKAMGVGAGADDYVSKFQPRDLADTLFKYLERQG, encoded by the coding sequence ATGGCCACATTTATTGATTCCATCGACGAGCGAACCAAACTAGCTGGTACTAATCATCTGGAGGTTTTGTTGTTTAGCTTAGGAACGAGTGATGAAACAGGAAGAAACGAACTGTTTGGTATCAACGTTTTTAAAGTTAGGGAAGTACTGAATATTCCTGAAATAACGACTGCCCCAGAAATGCCTGATGGCGTTGAAGGCTTTGTCAGTCTTCGTGGTGATATGGTTCCCATCATTAATCTCCAAAAGTTTTGCAAACTCAGATCTAAAGATAAACCACGAATCCTGATGATTACTGAATATAACACCCATGTTCAAGGATTCTTGGTCAGCTCGGTAGATACCATACAACGGTTGAATTGGGAGCAAGTCAAAGAGCCACCACAACTCATCTCACAACGAATGGGTGGCTTAGTTACTGCCGTAGCAGAATTGAGTGACAAGCGCCTAGTCATGATTATGGATGTTGAAAAAGTGCTGGCAGATGCTGGTGACTTTTATGATGAAACTGTGTTTGATGGCATCAAACAAGTCGATAAAAGAGGGCACTATCGCCTTCTCTTTGCTGATGATTCAAATATCGCTCGTAAGCAAATTACCAAAACACTTGATGTGATGGGTGTTGGGCATATAGGAGCTGTAAACGGCGCCGAAGCCTGGAAAATGCTAAACAAAATCGCTGCTCAATGTGAGCAGGAGGGTCGTGATATTACAACTGAAATCCAAATGGTGTTGACTGATGTCGAAATGCCGGAAATGGATGGTTATGTACTGACACAGAAAATAAAATCCGATCCAAGAATGGTAAATTTACCGGTCATTATGCATTCTTCATTGACAGCCAAAGCTAATAAAGCAATGGGCGTTGGTGCTGGTGCTGATGATTATGTTTCGAAATTTCAGCCACGAGATCTGGCTGATACACTCTTCAAGTATCTGGAACGCCAGGGTTAA
- a CDS encoding GGDEF domain-containing protein: MNHNSIRIIDNLAEITSYHDRHVLEKSLLKTINELFPAKDIRLFRVSEQSDNHDLSLLAYCVNDVIVSSDENPRLVTEDKGISETIFQAIEAGDVQLSSTENGLWNLVYPAFDAHGDIFAVLLISTDLVPSNGDQRLIYGILRVYSNYLALIEKTQKDKLTGLYNRETLDNEITKILVRQGRHFNDQITSPNDSRRRSFAVKYWLGVIDIDNFKTINDNFGHLYGDEVIILVARLMTSGLIRDDDLVYRYGGEEFVVVLKAANEDDAMHTFERIREMVAAHKFPQINQVTISIGFVEIVAQSSPADVIGEADEALYYAKGNGRNQVHSYSRLLQEGKVKSVSKVAHGGVELF, translated from the coding sequence ATGAATCACAATAGTATTAGGATCATAGATAATCTCGCTGAGATTACCAGTTACCACGATCGACATGTTCTTGAAAAAAGTTTACTAAAGACAATAAATGAGCTATTTCCGGCAAAAGACATTAGGTTGTTCCGGGTTAGCGAGCAGAGTGATAACCACGATCTCAGTTTGCTCGCATACTGTGTTAATGACGTTATTGTGTCCAGTGATGAAAATCCGAGGTTAGTGACTGAAGACAAAGGTATCAGTGAGACTATCTTTCAAGCGATAGAAGCAGGGGATGTACAGTTAAGCTCGACAGAAAATGGTCTTTGGAATCTAGTTTATCCAGCATTCGATGCTCATGGCGACATTTTCGCTGTATTATTAATATCAACAGACCTAGTACCTTCAAATGGCGATCAAAGACTGATTTACGGAATACTTCGCGTGTATTCTAATTATCTAGCACTGATTGAAAAAACGCAGAAAGACAAATTAACGGGTTTATATAATCGCGAAACCCTTGATAACGAAATCACTAAAATTCTTGTTCGTCAGGGCCGCCATTTCAACGATCAGATTACCTCTCCTAATGACTCCCGTCGACGTAGTTTTGCAGTAAAATACTGGTTAGGCGTGATCGATATCGATAATTTTAAAACCATCAATGATAATTTTGGTCATCTATACGGGGATGAAGTCATTATTCTTGTCGCTCGACTGATGACTTCAGGCTTGATTAGGGACGATGATTTAGTCTACCGTTACGGTGGTGAAGAGTTTGTTGTCGTGCTAAAAGCAGCCAACGAAGATGATGCAATGCACACATTTGAACGAATCAGAGAGATGGTCGCTGCCCATAAGTTTCCTCAGATTAATCAAGTGACGATTAGCATTGGCTTTGTAGAAATTGTTGCCCAATCATCACCGGCAGATGTCATCGGTGAAGCGGATGAAGCGTTGTATTATGCTAAGGGTAATGGCAGGAATCAGGTGCACAGTTACAGCCGTTTGTTGCAAGAAGGCAAAGTTAAGTCAGTATCCAAAGTAGCACACGGTGGTGTTGAATTATTTTAA
- the coq7 gene encoding 2-polyprenyl-3-methyl-6-methoxy-1,4-benzoquinone monooxygenase: MFKVRQLSLIDHVIIELDKAITTVVGKPETTQRHVPGNEIEEATALSTAEQRHSAGLMRVNHSGEVSAQALYQGQALTAKLPEVRQAMEQAALEENDHLVWCAERLSSLSSHRSVLNPVWYIGSFAIGAVAGKIGDKWSLGFVAETEKQVVNHLDEHLAKLSANDLKSRAVLEQMREDELHHRTTALEAGGAELPRPVKTMMSITSKVMTKTSYWI, encoded by the coding sequence ATGTTCAAAGTAAGACAGTTAAGTTTGATTGATCACGTTATTATCGAGTTAGACAAAGCCATTACTACGGTGGTCGGAAAGCCTGAGACAACACAACGTCATGTACCTGGAAATGAGATTGAAGAAGCGACAGCATTAAGCACTGCAGAACAAAGGCATTCAGCTGGTCTGATGCGGGTAAATCACTCTGGTGAAGTCTCTGCTCAAGCCCTTTATCAGGGGCAAGCATTAACAGCTAAATTGCCTGAAGTTCGTCAGGCTATGGAGCAAGCAGCACTGGAAGAGAATGATCATCTGGTATGGTGTGCAGAACGTTTAAGTTCACTCTCATCACATCGAAGTGTACTAAATCCAGTTTGGTATATCGGCTCGTTTGCCATAGGTGCTGTTGCTGGAAAAATAGGTGATAAATGGAGTTTGGGCTTTGTGGCCGAAACAGAAAAACAAGTCGTTAATCATCTTGATGAACACTTGGCAAAACTAAGTGCTAATGATCTAAAAAGTCGTGCTGTACTTGAGCAGATGCGAGAAGATGAACTTCATCATAGAACGACAGCATTGGAAGCGGGTGGTGCAGAATTACCTCGTCCTGTGAAAACAATGATGTCGATCACCTCAAAAGTCATGACAAAAACAAGCTATTGGATATAA
- a CDS encoding PilZ domain-containing protein, whose translation MSPNDYDEKRAYHRMKIDTPITFSLSGDKEITHRGISKNLSASGLLIQSDFSPAEHDRLEIVMDTGNDRFSPFIIQGKVLRVEADTEMVGQYLISILIEKVSKIYIQ comes from the coding sequence ATGTCACCAAATGATTATGATGAAAAACGGGCATATCACCGAATGAAAATCGATACGCCTATTACATTTTCCTTAAGTGGCGATAAAGAAATAACACACAGGGGGATCAGTAAAAATTTAAGTGCCAGCGGTTTACTTATTCAATCAGACTTTTCACCAGCTGAGCATGACAGGTTAGAAATTGTCATGGATACGGGAAATGACAGATTCTCACCGTTTATTATTCAGGGAAAAGTATTGAGGGTAGAAGCTGATACTGAAATGGTCGGGCAATACCTGATATCTATTCTAATAGAAAAAGTCAGTAAAATTTATATCCAATAG